The following coding sequences are from one Streptomyces sp. NBC_01232 window:
- the map gene encoding type I methionyl aminopeptidase gives MVKLKTDREIDEMRAAGRVVARALAAVREAADVGVSPLDLDRVAREVLREAGATSPFLGYRPQFAPVPFPAVLCLSVNDAIVHGIPGEDPLRDGDLVSADFGALLGGWAGDAAVSFTVGSARPADLRLIETSEAALAAGIAAAVPGNRIGDIAHAIGTTCRAAGYGVPDGFGGHGIGRAMHEDPGVPNEGPPGHGMKLRPGLVLAIEPMLIAGGTDDYTCDADGWTLRTVDGSRAAHSEHTVAITADGPRILTAP, from the coding sequence ATGGTGAAACTGAAGACGGACCGAGAGATCGACGAGATGCGCGCCGCGGGCCGGGTGGTCGCCCGCGCCCTGGCCGCCGTACGGGAGGCCGCCGACGTGGGAGTGTCCCCGCTGGACCTGGACCGGGTGGCCCGCGAGGTGCTCCGCGAGGCCGGCGCCACCTCACCCTTCCTGGGCTACCGGCCGCAGTTCGCCCCGGTGCCCTTCCCCGCCGTGCTGTGCCTCTCGGTGAACGACGCGATCGTCCACGGCATCCCCGGCGAGGACCCGCTGCGGGACGGGGACCTGGTCAGCGCCGACTTCGGGGCACTGCTCGGCGGCTGGGCCGGGGACGCGGCGGTCAGCTTCACCGTCGGCAGCGCCCGCCCCGCCGACCTCCGGCTGATCGAGACCTCCGAGGCGGCCCTCGCGGCCGGGATCGCCGCCGCCGTGCCCGGCAACCGGATCGGCGACATCGCCCACGCCATCGGCACCACCTGCCGCGCCGCCGGGTACGGCGTCCCCGACGGCTTCGGCGGTCACGGCATCGGCCGCGCCATGCACGAGGACCCGGGCGTGCCCAACGAGGGCCCGCCGGGACACGGCATGAAGCTGCGCCCCGGTCTGGTCCTCGCCATCGAGCCGATGCTGATCGCCGGCGGTACGGACGACTACACGTGCGACGCGGACGGCTGGACCCTGCGGACCGTCGACGGCAGCCGGGCCGCCCACTCGGAGCACACCGTCGCGATCACCGCCGACGGTCCGCGGATCCTCACCGCCCCCTAG
- a CDS encoding helix-turn-helix domain-containing protein, whose protein sequence is MVRTPLTPEERERGERLGVLLREARGSRSMVEVAAGAGLSAETLRKIETGRAPTPAFFTVAALAAALGLSLDDLLRRCAVVPA, encoded by the coding sequence ATGGTCCGTACCCCTCTCACACCCGAAGAGCGCGAGCGCGGCGAGCGGCTCGGCGTCCTGCTGCGCGAGGCCCGCGGCAGTCGCAGCATGGTCGAGGTCGCGGCCGGCGCCGGGCTCTCCGCCGAGACCCTGCGCAAGATCGAGACCGGCCGGGCGCCCACCCCCGCCTTCTTCACGGTCGCCGCCCTCGCCGCGGCGCTCGGGCTCTCCCTCGACGACCTGCTGCGCCGCTGCGCCGTCGTCCCCGCCTAG
- a CDS encoding alginate lyase family protein: MNASKRVGFALVGALLAGGLLLAACAVPEDRAREADFHHPGVVVGDAQLRQAKQMVAAGREPWLSAYRALLRTRYASLGYTPHPADVVPCPFNSGPQSCLDERQDAIAAYTHALLWSVNGRTAHARKAVQIMDAWSAVMKKHREDNAGLQAAWSGSSWARAAELVHAGYPNWEEPRVTRFKEMLRKAYLPAVRAQVPAYNGNWELAMTDAAVSIAVFLEDRVVFRESLERFRARVPAYFYLRMDGPRPMAPPYAAIETADQVKAYWFDQGTYVDGIAQETCRNLMHVGYALAASAHIAETAWHQGVDLYGEQSARLRTALEFHSKYQLGAEAPKWLCGGKVERTMGPDLEVALHHYETRTGAKLPYTRALVEEMRPAGTDELFVAWETVSHGEAPPA, from the coding sequence ATGAACGCATCCAAGCGCGTCGGTTTCGCCCTCGTCGGCGCCCTCCTCGCGGGCGGCCTGCTGCTCGCGGCGTGCGCCGTGCCCGAGGACCGGGCCCGCGAGGCGGACTTCCACCACCCCGGCGTCGTCGTCGGCGACGCCCAGCTCCGGCAGGCGAAGCAGATGGTCGCGGCGGGCCGGGAGCCCTGGCTGTCGGCGTACCGGGCACTGCTGAGGACCCGCTACGCCTCGCTCGGCTACACCCCGCACCCGGCCGACGTGGTGCCCTGCCCGTTCAACAGCGGACCGCAGTCCTGTCTCGACGAACGGCAGGACGCGATCGCCGCCTACACCCACGCCCTGCTGTGGTCGGTGAACGGCCGGACCGCCCACGCCCGCAAGGCCGTGCAGATCATGGACGCCTGGTCGGCCGTGATGAAGAAGCACCGCGAGGACAACGCCGGCCTCCAGGCCGCCTGGTCCGGGTCCAGCTGGGCACGGGCCGCCGAGCTCGTGCACGCCGGCTACCCGAACTGGGAGGAGCCGCGGGTCACCCGCTTCAAGGAGATGCTGCGCAAGGCCTACCTGCCGGCCGTCCGCGCCCAGGTGCCCGCCTACAACGGCAACTGGGAACTGGCCATGACCGACGCCGCCGTCTCCATCGCCGTCTTCCTGGAGGACCGGGTCGTCTTCCGGGAGTCCCTGGAACGGTTCCGGGCGCGCGTACCGGCGTACTTCTACCTCAGGATGGACGGCCCGCGCCCGATGGCCCCGCCGTACGCCGCCATCGAGACGGCCGACCAGGTCAAGGCGTACTGGTTCGACCAGGGCACCTACGTCGACGGCATCGCCCAGGAGACCTGCCGCAACCTCATGCACGTCGGCTACGCGCTCGCCGCGTCCGCGCACATCGCCGAGACCGCCTGGCACCAGGGCGTCGACCTCTACGGGGAGCAGTCCGCCCGGCTGCGGACCGCGCTGGAGTTCCACTCGAAGTACCAGCTCGGTGCCGAGGCCCCGAAGTGGCTGTGCGGCGGCAAGGTGGAGCGGACCATGGGGCCCGACCTGGAGGTGGCCCTGCACCACTACGAGACGCGGACCGGCGCGAAGCTCCCCTACACCCGCGCCCTGGTCGAGGAGATGCGTCCGGCCGGGACGGACGAGCTCTTCGTGGCCTGGGAGACCGTCAGCCACGGAGAGGCCCCACCCGCCTGA
- a CDS encoding PPOX class F420-dependent oxidoreductase — translation MDLEELGRARYVSLTTFRKDGTPVATPVWAVADGGELYVWTRTDTWKVKRIRNNGRVVVTACDVRGRVQEGATAYEGEARLLDEAGLRRVRKLMSRKYTWQYWLVDVPATLARGGKRPHTAIAVKL, via the coding sequence ATGGATCTCGAGGAGCTCGGCAGAGCGCGGTACGTCAGTCTCACCACCTTCCGCAAGGACGGCACGCCCGTGGCTACCCCCGTGTGGGCCGTGGCCGACGGGGGCGAGCTGTACGTGTGGACGCGCACCGATACGTGGAAGGTCAAGCGGATCCGTAACAACGGGCGGGTCGTCGTGACCGCCTGCGACGTCCGCGGGCGCGTGCAGGAAGGGGCGACGGCGTACGAGGGCGAGGCCCGGCTGCTCGACGAGGCGGGGCTGCGGCGGGTGCGGAAGCTGATGTCGCGCAAGTACACGTGGCAGTACTGGTTGGTCGACGTGCCCGCCACTCTGGCGCGCGGGGGCAAGCGTCCGCACACCGCGATCGCCGTCAAGCTTTGA
- a CDS encoding nitrilase-related carbon-nitrogen hydrolase, whose protein sequence is MAQVVRAALVQATWTGDTDSMIAKHEEYARRAAAEGAKIIGFQEVFNAPYFCQVQEPEHYRWAEAVPDGPTVRRMQDLARETGMVIVVPVFELESEGFYYNTAAVIDADGSYLGKYRKHHIPQVKGFWEKYYFRPGNLGWPVFDTAVGRIGVYICYDRHFPEGWRQLGLAGAQLVYNPSATSRGLSAYLWQLEQPASAVANEYFIAAINRVGQEEYGDNDFYGTSYFVDPRGQFVGEVASDKDEELVVRDLDFDLIKEVRDQWAFYRDRRPDAYGGLVQP, encoded by the coding sequence ATGGCCCAAGTCGTCCGCGCCGCGCTGGTCCAGGCCACCTGGACCGGAGACACCGATTCGATGATCGCCAAACACGAGGAGTACGCCCGCCGGGCGGCTGCCGAGGGCGCGAAGATCATCGGCTTCCAGGAAGTCTTCAACGCCCCCTACTTCTGCCAGGTCCAGGAGCCCGAGCACTACCGCTGGGCCGAGGCCGTCCCCGACGGCCCGACCGTACGCCGTATGCAGGACCTGGCCCGCGAGACCGGCATGGTGATCGTCGTACCGGTCTTCGAGCTGGAGAGCGAGGGCTTCTACTACAACACCGCCGCCGTCATCGACGCCGACGGCAGTTACCTGGGCAAGTACCGCAAGCACCACATTCCCCAGGTCAAAGGCTTCTGGGAGAAGTACTACTTCCGTCCGGGCAACCTCGGCTGGCCCGTCTTCGACACCGCCGTCGGCCGGATCGGCGTCTACATCTGCTACGACCGCCACTTCCCCGAGGGATGGCGCCAACTGGGCCTGGCCGGAGCCCAGCTGGTCTACAACCCGTCCGCCACCTCCCGAGGCCTGTCCGCATACCTGTGGCAGCTGGAGCAGCCCGCCTCCGCCGTCGCCAACGAGTACTTCATCGCCGCCATCAACCGCGTCGGCCAGGAGGAGTACGGCGACAACGACTTCTACGGCACCAGCTACTTCGTCGACCCGCGCGGCCAGTTCGTCGGGGAGGTCGCCAGCGACAAGGACGAGGAACTCGTCGTCCGCGACCTCGACTTCGACCTGATCAAGGAGGTCCGCGACCAGTGGGCCTTCTACCGCGACCGCCGTCCCGACGCCTACGGAGGGCTCGTACAGCCGTGA